GCGGCGAACCTGGTGTGCTACCCTGCGGTCTCTTTTCTTTTCCGCAATGGGGGTGGGCTGCGTTGTCCGGGGATCATCTGTTCACATTCCGCGTCGGGTATGCCGGTCGATCCCGGGAGGTCCGGGTCGGGCGCACCGCCGCGATGGTCGCCGCCTCCGTTCTCGGGGTCCTGTTCGTCCTTCTGACCCAGGGGATCTACGATATCCGCGACAACATATCGAAATTGCACGAGTTGCGGTCCTTGCGCGAGCGGGTGTCCGAACAGAACCTTGCGCTTTACCATCTCGACGCCAAGTTCGAGGGACTTTCGGCCGAGGTCGAGCGCCTCCGGGCCATGGACAACCGGATCCGGTCGCTGGTGAAGGCGAACGACTCCCTCCTGATGAAATCGTCCCGCGGAGTCGGCGGGGCGGAGACCCCCGAGGCGTCGGTCGCGAACCGCCTCGACAAACTGCTCGACCTCAAGTTCGACCGGATGAAGAAAGACCTCCTGGTCGACGTGAACGACCTCGACGTCCTCGGCGAAACCCTCGACAGCCGCAGGATGCTCCTTGAAAGCGTTCCGGTCGGCTGGCCCGTGCGCGGGACCCTCTCCTCCGTGTTCGGGGTGCGCAACTCCCCGTTCACCCAAACCCCCGTCTTCCACCACGGCATGGACATCGTCGCCCGGACGGGGATGCCGGTGACGGCGTCGGCCCCGGGCGTCGTGGTGAAGAGCGGCTACGAGGCGCTGTACGGGAACATGGTCGTCGTCGACCACGGCGCGGGGTACCGTTCCGTCTATGCCCACATGTCGTCGTGCAGCGTCGATGAGGGGGCGTTCGTCAACCGGGGAGAGGAATTGGGGAAAGTCGGTTCCACGGGGCGTTCCACAGGGCCCCACCTGCACTACGAGGTCCGCGTGAACGGCCTCCCGGTGAACCCCGCGCGCTTCCTGAACTGATCGTCCGCGGGGCCCCCATCATGTTCGGAAACTTCCTGAAAAAGATGTTCGGCACGCAGAACGAGCGGATCCTCGACCGGATCCGCCCGACCGTGGACCGGGTGAACGCGCTCGAGTCTTCGGTGAGCCCTCTCTCCGACGACCGGCTTGCCGCGAAGATCGCCGAATTCCGCCAGCGGGTCGAGAACGGCGAACCGCTCGACGACCTCCTCCCCGAGACGTTCGCCGTCGTCCGGGAGGCGGGGAAACGCGTCCTCGACATGCGCCACTTCGACGTCCAGCTGATGGGCGGCGTCATCCTTCACGAAGGCCGGATCGCCGAGATGCGGACCGGCGAGGGGAAGACGCTCGTGGCCACCCTCCCGGTCGTCCTGAACGCCCTGACCGGGCGGGGCGTCCACCTCGTGACGGTGAACGACTACCTCGCCCGGCGCGACGCCGACTGGATGGGGAAGCTCTACCGGGCCCTCGGGATGTCCGTGGGCGTCATCGTCCACGGGATGGACGATACGGAGCGCCAGGCGTCCTACCGTTGCGACATCACCTACGGGACGAACAACGAGTACGGTTTCGACTACCTCCGGGAC
The window above is part of the Deltaproteobacteria bacterium genome. Proteins encoded here:
- a CDS encoding M23 family metallopeptidase codes for the protein MSGDHLFTFRVGYAGRSREVRVGRTAAMVAASVLGVLFVLLTQGIYDIRDNISKLHELRSLRERVSEQNLALYHLDAKFEGLSAEVERLRAMDNRIRSLVKANDSLLMKSSRGVGGAETPEASVANRLDKLLDLKFDRMKKDLLVDVNDLDVLGETLDSRRMLLESVPVGWPVRGTLSSVFGVRNSPFTQTPVFHHGMDIVARTGMPVTASAPGVVVKSGYEALYGNMVVVDHGAGYRSVYAHMSSCSVDEGAFVNRGEELGKVGSTGRSTGPHLHYEVRVNGLPVNPARFLN
- a CDS encoding DEAD/DEAH box helicase is translated as MFGNFLKKMFGTQNERILDRIRPTVDRVNALESSVSPLSDDRLAAKIAEFRQRVENGEPLDDLLPETFAVVREAGKRVLDMRHFDVQLMGGVILHEGRIAEMRTGEGKTLVATLPVVLNALTGRGVHLVTVNDYLARRDADWMGKLYRALGMSVGVIVHGMDDTERQASYRCDITYGTNNEYGFDYLRDNMKFRVEDMVQRDLHYAIVDEVDSILIDEARTPLIISGPAEES